A window from Culex pipiens pallens isolate TS chromosome 3, TS_CPP_V2, whole genome shotgun sequence encodes these proteins:
- the LOC120415784 gene encoding replication factor C subunit 3-like has product MKFTTPWSNHHIEVNPDGGFYDRNVITEQIAQTQQTDPSGQREIKTIVLSEVKKLTKDAQSQRKKNLLRKCAGTFCCWRRARCCSIRSPCNKTCWRSTDRCSWARPLEASRELLSQGVPSNVTLRGLVENLLKNCDMRLKTQTLYFASLYEHRMQQGSKHIFHRETSVAQVMTQEVFEPCVRDGHR; this is encoded by the exons ATGAAGTTTACCACGCCGTGGAGCAACCATCACATCGAGGTAAACCCGGACGGTGGGTTCTACGACCGGAACGTCATCACTGAGCAGATTGCACAAACGCAGCAAACTGACCCCAGCGGCCAGCGGGAGATTAAGACGATCGTGCTGTCGGAAGTGAAAAAGCTAACGAAGGACGCCCAATCCCAAAGAAAAA AAAATTTGCTAAGAAAGTGCGCCGGAACATTTTGTTGCTGGAGGCGTGCAAGGTGCTGCAGTATCCGTTCACCGTGCAATAAAACGTGCTGGAGATCGACTGACAGGTGTTCCTGGGCGAGACCGCTGGAAGCGAGCCGGGAGCTGCTGTCGCAGGGTGTCCCATCGAATGTGACCTTACGCGGGTTGGTGGAGAATCTGCTCAAGAACTGCGACATGCGCCTGAAGACGCAAACGCTCTACTTTGCCAGTCTGTACGAGCACCGGATGCAGCAGGGCAGTAAGCACATCTTCCATCGAGAGACGTCCGTGGCACAGGTTATGACGCAAGAAGTTTTTGAGCCATGCGTTCGTGATGGACAcagatga